A single genomic interval of Lathyrus oleraceus cultivar Zhongwan6 chromosome 7, CAAS_Psat_ZW6_1.0, whole genome shotgun sequence harbors:
- the LOC127104579 gene encoding uncharacterized protein LOC127104579, with the protein MTTKGGILGFPAKFLMDKARYFASMKSMDAFEATLSLLIYGLFLFPNVDNFVDINDIKIFLIGNPFPILLADTYHSIHLKNSYSGGMIIRCAPLLYKWIISHLSRSIAFWDLNDGLLWSHNIMSLTHYDIEWYSHAYDEVKIIESYGEFPNVPLLGTKGGICYNPILARRELGYPMKDKPRNILLEFLFFKEGEDNKALKEKIVHKKGREVLGKSNYVSLETYL; encoded by the coding sequence ATGACCACCAAGGGAGGTATTCTTGGGTTTCCGGCTAAGTTTCTGATGGATAAAGCTCGTTACTTTGCTAGTATGAAGagtatggatgcttttgaggCTACTCTTTCcttgctcatttatggattgtTCCTCTTTCCTAATGTTGACAACTTTGTTGACATTAATGATATTAAGATATTCTTGATTGGAAATCCATTTCCCATTCTACTTGCAGATACCTACCATTCCATTCATCTCAAAAACTCTTATAGTGGGGGGATGATTATACGTTGTGCACCTTTGCTTTACAAGTGGATTATTTCTCACTTGTCTCGGTCTATTGCTTTTTGGGATCTTAATGATGGTCTTTTATGGTCACATAATATTATGTCTCTCACACATTATGATATTGAGTGGTATAGTCATGCTTACGATGAAGTAAAGATCATTGAAAGTTATGGAGAgtttcctaatgtgcctcttcttggtacaaaagGAGGTATCTGTTATAACCCGATTTTGGCCCGTCGTGAGCTTGGATATCCAATGAAAGATAAACCAAGAAATATCCTCTTGGAATTCCTCTTCTTTAAAGAAGGTGAAGATAACAAAGCACTTAAGGAGAAGATTGTCCATAAAAAGGGGAGAGAAGTTCTAGGGAAGTCAAACTATGTTTCTTTAGAGACTTATCTTTAA